In Candidatus Hydrogenedentota bacterium, the DNA window GGTGCAGGACAACGGCCACGGCATGTCGGAGCAGAACGCCCTGCTGGCCATCGAGCGGCACGCCACGAGCAAAATCCGGTCCGCCCAGGACCTGGACGCCATCAAGACCCTCGGGTTCCGGGGGGAGGCCCTCGCGAGCATCGCCTCCGTGTCGCGTTTTCTCCTCACCACGCGCCGCGCCGCCGACGCCGAGGGCACCCGCCTGCGGGTGGACGGCGGCGTGCTGCGGACCGTGGAGAAGACCGGCGCGCCCCCCGGCTCGATGGTTTCCGTGAACCGGCTGTATTTCAACACCCCCGTCCGCGCGAAGTTTCTCAAGGGCATCGCCACGGAGCTGGGGCACTGCATTGACGTGGTCCAGCGCCACGCCTTCGCCCACGAGGGCGTCGCCTTCCAGCTTTTCCACAACGACAAGGCGCTGCTGGACATCCCCGAGCGTGCCACCCTGCGCGAGCGCGTCGCCCTGATCTGGGGGCTCGCCTTCTCCCGCGAGATGGTGGAGGTGGACGCCGAGGAGGGCGGGTTCCGCGTGCGCGGGCTCGTGGGCAGTCCCGGCCTCACCCGCACCGGGCGCTCCCACCAGTTCTTCTTCATCAACGGCCGCCCGGTGGTCAACCGGGTGCTTCAATACGGGCTGGCGGACGCCTACCGCGGCCTGCTGACCGTTGGCCGCCATCCCGTGGGCCTGCTCCTGATCGAGGCCAACCCCCGGCTGGTGGATGTCAACATCCACCCCACCAAGCGCGAGGTGCGCTTCCGCGAGGACCGCGGAGTGCATGACGCCGTCATGGGCGCCGTGCGCGGCGCCCTCGCCCGCGTGGCGGCGTCGTCTCCCCGGGAACCCCTCCCCTCCCCCGCCCCGGTTTCACCGGACTTCACAGAAGGGGATCCGGGGGAGGTCTTTCGTCCGTATGCGCCCTCCCCGGGCGGATTCTCGCCGCCGCCGTCGCGCGGGGCGGAGCCCCCGCCTGCGGCGGTTCAGGGAATGCTCATCCCCCGGCGCCAGGATCCTTTGGAGCAGGCGGGCAGGACGCCCGCGCCGCCGCCCGTGCCCGGGACAGCGCCCGCTGTGCAACCCGGGAGCGATGCCCTTTCGGAGGAGGCGGCCCACGGATTGGACGCCGTGTCGCCGGACGCGCTGTATGAACCCGTGGGCGACCTGCCGGACGCCCCGATCCAGGTCTTCGACACCTATCTGATCGTGCCCTCGGAAAACCGCCTCCTGATCATTGACCAGCACGCGCTCCATGAGCGCCTGAACTATGAGGAGCTGCGGGCGGAGCTGACGGACCGGGGCTACGCCTCGCAGCAGCTTGCCGTGCCGCTCGTGCTGGAGGTGGCCCCGTCCCAGATCGCGCAGGTGGAGAAGCATCTGGATCTTTTCGCCCGGCTGGGGGTGGAGATGGAGTCCTTCGGCGGCAACACCTTTCAGGTCACCGCCGTCTGCCACCTCTACGAGGAGTCCATGGTGGGGGACCTCGTGTTCCGGGTGCTGGACGAGCTGGCCCAGGGCAACCTTTTCGGCCGCGACAGCCTCATGGACGACATGCTGCGCCTGGCCACCCGCGCCTGCAAGGCGTCGGTGCGGGCCGGGGAGCCCCTCACGCCGGAGGAGCGCAAAAACCTGCTGGCGGGGCTGCGCCGGCTACAGCCGCCCTACACCTGCCCCCACGGCCGCCCCATCATTGTGGAACTGACCCGGCGCCAGATGGAGAAAAGCTTCCGGAGGATTCAGTGAGGCCGGTGCTTGCCGTGGTGGGGCCGACGGCCTCCGGGAAAACCCGCCTGTCCCTCGAACTGGCGGAGCGCCTCAACGGGGAGATTGTGTCCGCCGACGCCATGCAGGTCTACCGGGGCATGGAGATCGGCACCGCCGCGCCCACGCCGGAGGAGCGCGGCCGCGCCCCGCACCATCTGGTGTCCCTCCTTTCCCCCGACACGCTCATGGCCGCCGGCCGTTTCCAGAAGGAGGCGCGGGACTGCGTCCGCGACATCCAGGCGCGGGGCCGCACCGCGCTCGTGGTCGGCGGGTCGGGGCTCTATGTGCGCGCCCTGCTGGACGGCTTGTTCGAGGGGCCGGGCCGGGATGAGGCGCTGCGCGCGCTGTTGCGGGAGGAGGCGGAAAGGCTGGGGAACGCCGCCCTCATGGCGCGCCTGCGCGCCGTGGACCCGGACTATGCGGCCATGCTGTCCAGTGAGAACGACGTCGTGCGGGTGGTGCGCGCGCTGGAGGTGCACGCCCTCACCGGCATCCCCTATTCGCGCCTGCATGCCGCCCACAAGGAGCGCCCCGACCGGATTCCCGCCCTGCGGATCGGGGTCGCGCCGCCCCGGGATGCGCTGTATGACCGGATCAACCGGCGAGTGGACGAAATGGTCGCCGCCGGATGGGTGGACGAGGTGCGCGCCCTCCTTGCGGCGGGCCACGAGGGGCACCTGGAGCGCATCAAGGCGCTGGGCTACCGGGAGATTGCCGCCCACCTGCGCGGGGAGCAGTCCCTCGAGGAGGCGGTGGAGGCGGTCAAACTGCACCACCGGCGCTATGCCCGCCGCCAGCTCTCGTGGTTCCGGGCGGACAAGCGGGTCGTGTGGATGGATCCGTCGGACGGCCCGGCCGCAGTGGACGCCGTGCGGGCGCGCTGGGCGCGCTTCCTAGAACAGGAAACTGTACCCGAGGGCGAAGGAGAAGGCGGTGGCGGAGACGGTGGACCCCTTCCCCAGCAGTGAGAAGGGCTCGTTCCCGCGCCCCGTGTCGGTCTGGGTGTGCCTGGGCGCCCAGATGCCCGTCACATGGACGTGGTGCCGGTCGTTGATCTTGTGCGTGACCCCCAGCGTCCAATGCTGCTCGGGCGTGACGGGCACCAGCATCGCCACCAGCACATGGTCGTCATGGATGGGGCTGTTCGCGTAGGCGTAGCCGCCCATGAGCGTCCAGCGCTCGTGCAGCCGCCACTCCGCGCCGAACTTCACCCCGTGCTGGTCCCGCCAGCCAAAACCGCCCTTTGCGAGGAGGTCGCCCCCGTAGGCGGAGATGCCGGCCCAGTTGAGCCATTTGTAGTCCAGTGTCAGCTCCACCTTGTCCGACATCTTCCACGCGACGCCCGTTTGAAGGGTCTGGGGCGTGTCCAGCGCGTTGCGCAGCAGGTCCCCGTAGTCCTTCATGGTCTGGGTCCAGTGGCGGGACACATAGTTCAGGCCCCAGGCCCACCGGTCCCATTTCTTGTACAGGCCCAGCCCGAACCCGGCGCCCAGGGCGTTCTCCCACGCGTGGTTGGCCTCGGCCCCGGAAAAGGACAGCGTGAGGTGGTCGGTGCGCAGGCGCGACAGCGACCCGTGCAGCCCGAAGCCGACCGACCAGCCGTCGCCCAGGTCGTGCGCGTAGGCCAGCACCCCCCGCAGGTGCTGGTAACTCAGGCGGCGGTCCACATTGCCCCCCACCAGGCGGGTGAGCCAGGTGCGGGAATGGGGATAGTCCACCCCCGACCCGCTGGGCACGAAGAACCCGCCGCCCAGGGTGCCCGACTTCAGCGGCCACACAAATCCCGACGCCACCAGGTTGCCCGTCACCTCGGACTCCAGGGTGCCCTCGAAACGGTTGCCGATGACACCCCGGGGATGGGCCTCGAAGTCGCTGAACACACTGTACCAGTTCACGTCCAGCCGCCGCTCCAGGTCCACCATCGCCGCAGGGTTCATGAAACTCCAATAGGAGCTGCGCGGGCTCGCCACGCCGCTGGAGGCCCGTCCCAGTTGCTGGGCGTCGTTCCCGAGAAGGAACACCCCCTCCCCCGCCGGGGCGGCCGGACAGAACAGGGCGGCCGCGCAGAAGGCGGCCACCGCCAGCGCGAAACGCGATGGGACACGGGAAAAGAGCCGGGGCGCGACGGCGGAAGACATAACTGCTCCTTGGAAGAACGGGTTTGGGGGCACTGCGAAAAGAGCCGCAGTCTACCCAAAGGGGTCCGGTGGACGCAAGACCAGTGTGTTGTTAACCCCTAGAACAGGTAACTGTATCCAAGGGCGACGGAGATGGCACCGGAGGAGACGGTGCTGCCCTTGCCCAGCAGGGAGAAGGGCTCGTTGCCCCGGCCCGTGTCCGTCATGG includes these proteins:
- the miaA gene encoding tRNA (adenosine(37)-N6)-dimethylallyltransferase MiaA, translating into MRPVLAVVGPTASGKTRLSLELAERLNGEIVSADAMQVYRGMEIGTAAPTPEERGRAPHHLVSLLSPDTLMAAGRFQKEARDCVRDIQARGRTALVVGGSGLYVRALLDGLFEGPGRDEALRALLREEAERLGNAALMARLRAVDPDYAAMLSSENDVVRVVRALEVHALTGIPYSRLHAAHKERPDRIPALRIGVAPPRDALYDRINRRVDEMVAAGWVDEVRALLAAGHEGHLERIKALGYREIAAHLRGEQSLEEAVEAVKLHHRRYARRQLSWFRADKRVVWMDPSDGPAAVDAVRARWARFLEQETVPEGEGEGGGGDGGPLPQQ
- the mutL gene encoding DNA mismatch repair endonuclease MutL; translation: MASVSDIPNVRILPDDVANKIAAGEVVERPASVVKELVENALDARATRVVVRIVAAGRQLIEVQDNGHGMSEQNALLAIERHATSKIRSAQDLDAIKTLGFRGEALASIASVSRFLLTTRRAADAEGTRLRVDGGVLRTVEKTGAPPGSMVSVNRLYFNTPVRAKFLKGIATELGHCIDVVQRHAFAHEGVAFQLFHNDKALLDIPERATLRERVALIWGLAFSREMVEVDAEEGGFRVRGLVGSPGLTRTGRSHQFFFINGRPVVNRVLQYGLADAYRGLLTVGRHPVGLLLIEANPRLVDVNIHPTKREVRFREDRGVHDAVMGAVRGALARVAASSPREPLPSPAPVSPDFTEGDPGEVFRPYAPSPGGFSPPPSRGAEPPPAAVQGMLIPRRQDPLEQAGRTPAPPPVPGTAPAVQPGSDALSEEAAHGLDAVSPDALYEPVGDLPDAPIQVFDTYLIVPSENRLLIIDQHALHERLNYEELRAELTDRGYASQQLAVPLVLEVAPSQIAQVEKHLDLFARLGVEMESFGGNTFQVTAVCHLYEESMVGDLVFRVLDELAQGNLFGRDSLMDDMLRLATRACKASVRAGEPLTPEERKNLLAGLRRLQPPYTCPHGRPIIVELTRRQMEKSFRRIQ